In Salvelinus sp. IW2-2015 linkage group LG3, ASM291031v2, whole genome shotgun sequence, the DNA window CCATCACGAGATTTCCTGACGACTGGTAAAACAAATGTCTTGAGAACATCTTACAAACATCCTAATATGGTCCTCACCCTTATGGAAAAAMCACATGAATTTCACGAGATCacatgtgatcttatgtgaagttaatgtgataatgtgacaacatgtaaaacaatatgtgataacatgaaactacaaaTGACAACATGCAAGCACATCTGAAAACATGATCTCATGTGATGTTCCAAAAATACGTTTGCAAATTGTTTCAAATGTGAAATTTCACTTGCACATgatgttccaaaaacacgttttaacATGTGAAATGTCATGTGAATACatatgaagtgttccaaaaacacgtgtTCACATATGAAATGTCATgagaagtgttccaaaaacaggCTTTCACCTGATATttcacacatgaaatcatgtggGATTTCCGTAAGGGGGATACCAGCAACCTGAATTTCCTGGTCTGTGGCCATGACAGAAATCAACCACTGATTTATTGGcaagaatacatttctgcactGTAAAAAGTTGCACAGAATCAAGTCAATAATTGTGCGATTATCTGACAACACCAACAAAAAAGTAGCATAGCTCAGGGACACAACATTAAGTGGGCATAAAAGCTCTTGGGCTTGTACTTGCTAACTTTTGGTCTGCAGTGCTTTGTAACTTATTTGTTATCTAGAACATATATCTACACACTCAAAAATAAGAATACGGTTACGGTACAATGTTGTTCCCTGGTTTAcaaaaggtcaaaggtacacTTAAGGTACCTTCAGAGGTATACATGGTACTGGTCGGTACCTTTTAGAGTACATGTGTGGATAATCtagtaaaatgtatatatatatatttttttaaatgtacccaATATATTYAATAATTACTGCAGTTTTAAATGTAGGTGATGCAATATGCTGRCAggggctcattagcatatttggggacAGTTGTTGTATTTGTGCCAACCGTCAGTGGAAATGTTGTACCAGTTTAACTGGTTCATCGTGGTTTTTCGTTATGTTGATGAAGGTTGAGCCCCTCTTTTGACACGGTCAGTGCTGCAGTCTTTGTAAGAACAGCTGACAGTCAAGAGTTGCACTGTTAAGAGGTTACTGYGCCTTTCCAGTAGCATAATGGCAGCTAGTTCATAGAAAGTTTMATTTTCAATAATTTACTGTCAACGAGCTGTAAGTGGGTTATTGTAAGATTCACAGTAACTTACTGTAGCTAATCTGTCACACTCACTGACCTGACGGTCTGGTAGGAAAGTGAGTATTACAATGACATGGTGACTAGCTATGATTGAAATATTGTATGGCTCTTTGACATCACATGCACTTATGTTAGCCATTAATAAGACTGGATAACCAACAGCGTACAAGCTTAGTGTTtatgaacagaacacaacagaccacattaACTGGGACGACATTGCTTCTCATGGGAGACCAAAAAGAGCAAGTTGAAAGCCATGCCTGCAATATTCTGACAGGCTGCTGTTACAGTATGCTGCCAATCAGCAAGTGATGTGCATGTTGTCAACAGAAGATTCAGTGAAGACACAATAGGTTACTAGCATGTATTGCTAGTGGMAGCAAGTTGCCTGTAGGTTACTGACAATGTTTTGCCAGTTAGTTATTGTGAATCTTACAATAAYTTACTGACAAATGGTTTTCAGTTAAGAAATGACAAATTCACAGCAACAAGCTGCCATTTAAGTTACTGGAaaatacacactaccctctttaCAGTSCAGCTCATTACCAACACATCCTCTTACAAAGTTTGCAATGTCAAAGGAGGTGCTCAACTTCCATTGGCAAAACCATCAAACGTTTAAACTTCTACTGATGGTTGCCACRAATACACATATATTTGACCATGCCCCMAAATATGCAAATGAGCCCCACAATGAATTCTACCTTCTATTCAAAATATTGGGTGGGAAAATGTCCCATTATACCTACAAGGTACCGAACTGTACCATGTGAGGTCATATGTGTACCTGTGAAGTTTACGTTTGAGTTTTTTGTACCCCAGGTAACAACACTGTACCCTAACCATACCCTTATTCTTCGAGAGTGTGTGTAAATATTCCTGCCTAGAAGCCCAGCATCCCGgcgtcacctcttcactgttgatgttgagactggtgttttgcRggtactatttaatgaagctgccagttgaggacttgtgaggcgtctgtttctcaaactagacactctaaagtACTTGTCCTctcgctcagttgtgcaccggggcctcccacactttctattctggttagagccagtttgcgctgttctgtgaagggagtagtacacagcgtagtacgagatcttcagtttcttggcaatttctcRcatggaatagccatcatttctcagaacaagaatagactgacgagtttcagaagaaaggtctttgtttctggccattttgagcctgtaatcgaacccacaaatgctgatgttccagatactcaactagcctaaaagtccagttttattgcttctttaaatcaggacaacagttttcaactgtgctaaaatggttttctaatgatcaattagccttttaaaatgataaacttggattagctaacacaacgtgccattggaacacaggagtgatggttgctgataatgggcctctgtacacctatgtagatattccatagaaaaaaatctgccgtttccagctacaatagtaatttacaacattaacaatgtctacactgtatttctgatcaatttgatgttattataatggacaacaaatgtgcttttctttcaaaaacaagatcatttctaagtgaccccaaaggatagtgtgtatatatatatataaaaaaataacagaataCTGTCATTTTATAGAAATAACACCTTCAAGTTGCTCGATATACTTTAGGCAAAGTGCAAGAAATTGTTTKtgccaatatacactgagtacacaaaacattatgaacacctgctctttccatgatatagactgatcaggtgaatccaggtgaaagctatgatcccttattgatgtcacttgttaaatccacttcaatcagtgtatatgaaggggaggagacaggtaaaaKaaggatttttaagccttaagacaattgaaacatggattgtgtatgtgtgccattcagagggtgaatgggcaagaggaaatatttaagtgcctttgaacagtgtGATAGTAGGGGCCARGCggacaggtttgtgtcaagaRCTGCAMCMCTGYtgggtttttccacactcaaccgYTTCCCRcatgtatcaagaatggtccaccacccaaaggacatccagccaacttgacgcaactgtgggaagcattggcgtcaacatgggccagcatcactgtggaacgcttgacaacTTGTAGATTTCAtgtcccgatgaattgaggctgttctgagggcaacaagGCAAactccaactcaatattaggaaggtgttccgaatgtttagtatactcagtgtatgtataatCAATCTCCCTTAGGTCCACAGACCTGGTGGTGCAGCACAAACTTCRGGTAATTATCAACCAAGAagctgtgagttcaaatcccaagtgaggTTGATTCCCAAGTAATCAGAAATAGAGCAGTATACTGTCCTTTAATGTTAACGCCTTCACTTAGCTGTAAAAATACAGTAACttcaacaaagaaaacacaataaCGTTCTTGGCGGACGTCTCCGGAACAAACCGGAACTGTTTAATTTGAATGTCAATTATGCCTTTTTTTAAGGCMAAAATATTCTCAATGACATTTGACACTTTCACATGCAAAAATGTTCATGGTATCAAGTTAACATTTTGCATCCCCatgtcacatttatttaacacGTTTTCACATATGGTCATGTGTAGCTTCATGTTTTCACGTTGCTTCATATGTTGTCACGTTATCACAWTAACTTCACATAAAAATCACACGAGATCACGTGAAATGCATGTGTTTTTTTCCGTAAGGGATGCACCACATATTGCCTACACATTGTAAACATAAAATGACATAGAAAGCGGCACCAGTGTTTTTGACATTGtaacttaaatacatttaataaataaagatCTTTAGGGTTACGGTATATTTCGAAGTGTTATACATTTTCATAAACAATGTGGGATGGCAGTATCAAATGTATGTGAACCGGAGAATATTTACACAGATAAATATTCTCCAGTTGAAGGCTAGGGTGTGAAGCTGAGGTTAGAGTTYCAGCTTTGATTTAGGCTAGAGAAAGAACAATCCAGCAATCTCTCCCTGTTGTGTTACACTCAGACRGCTGACGATAGGACAGGTTTGGCCTTCAaacagtgcaagaggcgtcactgcagtacctggttcgaatccaggatgcatcacatccggccgtgattgggagtcccatagggcggcacacaattggcccagcgttgtccgggtctggccggggtaggcctccattgtaaataagaatttgttcttaactgacttgcctagttaaataaaagtttaaattaaaaaaataataataataataatattatctTGGTTATAACTACACAGTACAGATATGCCTTAATGAGGTATCAGTTTCTTATACAGGTGAGCGAAGATATGTATATAGCCTTAACATAGCTGTGAACCAGTACCATGTTTCAATCAACACACTTACATGAACCACAACAGTGCATTTTCACATTGGCAAATCCCAAGTCTTCCGGACATGATAAGTAGATACACACCTTCTGTCTTCCAGACATGATTAGTAGATTACAGATTGACTTCAGTGGAGTTCTCCTCCTTACCACAGATGAGTCTCTCTGATCTCAGCAATGACCTGACTGGCCTTCTGCAGAGCCTGTAGACACACAATGAGATACACTTGACTATGAAGCTTGTGAATAATATAATATTGAAGTGCTACCTTTAGTTGTTGCTTTTTTGATCTACTTCCTGTACCAATGTTTGGGTGTATGTCAAACCTCTCTGTTCATGGTTAAGGTACCAACCTCTAGCATGTCTGCAGCCTCCTTGCGTCTCTGGGCCATGtcctcagactcagtgagcagGTCGTTGAGAAGACCAGACTTATAGAGCTGACCCACCAGCTCACTCTGCAGACTGTCCTTCACATGGTTCACCAGGAAGTGCATCACTGCCTTGGGCACGCTacaggacagaggaagggagaaagagagaagagggagaaatctGAGCTTCTGGCCTAATGAGAGCAAATACCTCTAGAYTTCAACACTGCGCAGAAATACAGcgggcggcaggcagcctagcggttaagagcattgggccagtaaccgaaaggtcgctggtttgaatccccgagctggcaaggtgaaaaaaaatctgccgctctgcccttgagcaagccagttaaccccaaacaacaactgctccccgggcactgtagatgtcaattaaggcagccccctctcTGGGgtggggttaaatgcagaagacacattttgtttcaatgcattcagttgtgcaactgactaggtatcctctttCCCAAAAAGAGAGGGACAGTGTCAGAAAACACATGCACCTGTCTTGGATGTTTTTCCGGACGATGAGAAAGTAGGACTTGATGAGTCTCTCGATGACCTCACAGTCACGCTGCTCCCGAGAAGACAACTTCCTGGCAACGGGAACGGGCTGCGGGAGGAGCATCAGCCAATCACTGAAGGTCACCACACAGCATTTTGAAATTGAATAACTTTATTATTCGCTCACCACATCCAGCAGGTTGACGGCAAGGCCCTTATGGGGGCTGGCGGGGCCAGAGCCGTTGGCCCCCTCGTCCCCTTTCTTCAGCATGCCTCTCCAGTTCCCTGTCYCCTCCTGGTCCCCCTGGKKCCCTGCTCCGGGAGGCTGAGgttacacacaacacaaacaatcagatgtaaagccatttttacagcaACTTGTRCCACAAGTTGCAGAACCACAACGCAAACCAATCTATTTAAGTCAGAGCCAAGCTCAAAcgcacagagagggagaaggcagagaggaCATTGTTAAGAGAGGRCATGAGTGCTGGGGAGCAGACTAAgtacacagagcagagcagagcacagcagGAAGCACKGAGCATGCCCACACCCATGCCCCACCTTGGCACCCTCCACGTCCACAGAGGCAGGGGGCTCGGTAGGATTGGGAGGCTGGCCGACTGGACCATTAACTACTGactaagaggaagagaggagaggaggaatggagaagggacTTGTGAAGTCAGGAGAGGTAAAGACCAGGGACAATTGGCATTATATTGCGAttaaagagaggtggagagattgCGCATGGGATYCATTTTGTTTAGAGTATTATAGAAGTGATTTAAAGTACGGTGGATAGTTAGTTACCTTATCCCTGGGGACTGCAGCGGGCAGTTCTCTCATTCTGTTTCTCCTCGACTCCTACAGGACATAGACAGCAAGGAGGAAAGTTACATCACTTTTACAACACACAATGTCCTCTGTTGGTCAGTTGATTCCCGgtaccacccatatgtaaaatgtatgcacgcatgactgtaagtcgctttggctaaaagcgtctactaaatgacactacccgtcaaaagttttagaacacctactccttcaagggttttctttatttttacattgtagaataaaagtgaagacatcaaaactatgaaatagcacatatggaatcatgtagtaaccaaaaaagggttaaacaaatcaaaatatattttatatttgagattcttcaaagtaaccacccattgccttgatgacactttgcacactcttggcattctctcaaccagcttaacagggaatgcttttccaacagtcttgaaggcgttcccacatatgctgagcacttgttggctacacctcctcctccatgcttcacggtgggaaccacaccacgtctcacaaagacatggcggttggaaccaaaaatcgcaaagtTGGATTcctgaccaaaggacagatttccaccggtctaatgtccattgctcgtgtttcttggcccaagcaagtctcttcttcttattggtgtcctttagtagtcgtttctttgcagcaattcgaccatggcctgattcacgcagtctcctctgaacagttgatgttgagatgtgtctgttacttgaactctgtgaagcatttatttgggctgcaatttttgaggctggtaactctaaatgaacttatcctctgcagcagaggtaactctgcgtcttccattcctgtggcgttcctcatgagagccagtttcatcatagcgcttgatggtttttgcaactgcactttaagaaactttcatgtcttaaagtaatggactgtcatttctgtttgcttatttgtgctgtccttgccataatatggacataaTATGGATAATAtggatcttttaccaaatagggctatcttctgtattccccccctaccttgtcacaacacaactgattggctcaaacgcattaagaaagaaagaaattccacaaattaacaaggcacacctgttaattgaaatgcattccaggtgactacatcatgaagctggttRagtgtgccaagagtgtgcaaagctgtcatcaaggcaaagggtggctatttgaagaatctcaaatatattttgatttgtttaacacttttttgattactacatgattccatatgtgttatttcatagttttgatgtcttcactattattctacagtgtagaaaatagtaaaaataaagaaaaacccttgaatgagtaggtattctaaaacttttgaccagtagtgtatattatcatattattattacatCACACAACTATTATTATGCAGAATTCATGTCAAGAGAAAAGGTAATGAGCTGTCACCTCTATGTTGTTGTTCATGACCCCACAGGCATCAGCAAAGTCAGGGTGTTTGGTGTTGACGTAGGCCAGCTCTATGGCCACCAGATTATGCACCTGGAGTAAGAAAGTTGTATGTGATGTGATACAATAACCTGATGCAATTGGCATACAAATAACCCACGTGCACATTAAACCGTTTGAACCTAAATTTACCATCTCATTGGTGATAGGCAGCCTTTTCCTGAGCAGAGAGGTGACCACTTCTACTATGGCATCATGGAGCTTTGGAAATCTCAACAACTCCTATGGAAAACACAggtatcaggtgtgtgtgtgtgtgtgtgtgtgtgtgtgtgtgtgtgtgtgtgtgcggggatATGTTTAGaagtccccacaagtatagtaagcaaacaaaaagttgaccaactgcggacattttgttggtccccacaaggttaaATGCTATTTATATGGGGGTTAAGGTGAgaattaagtttagggttaggagctaggctaagtttaaggttatggttagattaagggaaaaaaatattttgaataggactgaattgtgtgttcccacaaggttagttatacaagaccgtgtgtgtctgtgtgtgtctgtgcgcgcacagtgtctacctgtgtgctgtagttgctgcaGTGCTGGATGATCCTCTGCAGCTCCTCRTGGACCAGCTCCACACAGCGCAGGCTGGGCTCCTCCAGTCTCTTCACCTGCTTCTTCACCAGCAGCTCAAACGACACCTCGGGCACAAACAGAGACGGACGAGGGCCcttgagagagaatgaaagagggagagaRCGAGAGAGAAATCAGAGTAGAGACAGACATGTACCCTGTGTTGTTCARACAAAGTAGCATTGATCGAAAGACACCGATTACTATTTATTCATTCCCCAGTTCGAAGGTATGCCCACTCTTTGGCCAATACTGTTGTTataaggagagaagaagaaggtcTCAGAACTTCCACTCACAGTGGCGTTCCTGATGGCAGTCAGGATGTCTATGGTGTTGAGTCCTCCTAGGGGATCCACTGACTCTAATGTTCGCCCAAAAGTCTCGTGAAATATGTAACAGATTCTGGCACCACCGCATCTGCGAAACAAGAGGATAGATAAAGTTGACATGTTGTGACAAACATGATGTGCTACTATGAATCAAATTAATAGTACCAACACTCAAACTCATCTCAAGCATTTCATAATACAGGTACTACTACATGAAGtgtaggggaggcaggtagcctagtggttagagcgttggactagtaaccgaaaggttgcaagatcgaatccctgagctgacaaggtaaaaatctatcgttctgcccctgaaaaaggctgttaacccactgttcctaggccatcattgaaaataagaatgtgttcttaactgacttgcctagataaaaaaGTGCATCTGGGTTTTCACAGGCATTTTGCCCAGACATCGGCACCACCTTGTGGAATAGAGACGGTACTACTACTCACAGCTCAGCCGTCTCAATGTACTTGGCGGTGCCCTCGATAGTGTGGCAGTACTCTGCAGCGAATTTGGTTATGAGCTGCAGAAGGGTGGCATTCTGGTCCTCWACGGGCTGGCCGTAGCTGCTCAACAGAGACTGGTACTGGGCCGCCAGCACGTTGATACGTGTCTTCAGCTCCGGTAGACAGTCTCGGATGTGGTGCATCAGTAACCTAGCAGGGACAGGAGAAATAGaatcatttgatttgaatggcaCTTCAATGGGTATTCCAATCTAATATTTCTAATTCTATGGGCACAGTATCTGAGACCTTGAGGATTCATTAGACACAGTAGGTTACTGTAATGAGAATATTTAAGATGAATATAGTTCATGTTCAGTTAAGTGTGACATTTACCTTTCTGTATTACACATGATTTCCAGTGTTCCGTTTGTGACACTcgggttgatggtcactagactgGATGCTGTATGTTACGGATTAAACTCATATCTGTTGATAGTGATTGACGCTAGACTGGAGGTACAAGGACCGAGGACACAGTGATTATTATTGTATACTGTGTGATTCTGTAGTAGCTGACAAAGTCACTGGCCTTTTGTTTTGATTTCCTACAAGTCTTCTGGGCTGCTGTACAGAACAGTTGTCAGCTGatttggatatacagtgcattcgggaagtattcagactcctttactttttccacattttgtccattacagccttgttctaaaatgtatggggg includes these proteins:
- the LOC111950528 gene encoding dynamin-1-like protein isoform X3 gives rise to the protein MEALIPVINKLQDVFNTVGADIIQLPQIAVVGTQSSGKSSVLESLVGKDMLPRGTGVVTRRPLILQLVHVDPGDGRKMRDENGVEGDEWGKFLHTKNKIYPDFSEIRQEIENETERISGINKGISDEPIHLKIFSPNVVNLTLVDLPGITKVPVGDQPQDIEVQIRELILKHISNPNSIILAVTAANTDMATSEALKVAREVDPDGRRTLAVVTKLDLMDAGTDAMDVLLGRVIPVKLGLIGVVNRSQLDINNKKSVSDAIRDEDAFLQKKYPSLANRNGTKYLARTLNRLLMHHIRDCLPELKTRINVLAAQYQSLLSSYGQPVEDQNATLLQLITKFAAEYCHTIEGTAKYIETAELCGGARICYIFHETFGRTLESVDPLGGLNTIDILTAIRNATGPRPSLFVPEVSFELLVKKQVKRLEEPSLRCVELVHEELQRIIQHCSNYSTQELLRFPKLHDAIVEVVTSLLRKRLPITNEMVHNLVAIELAYVNTKHPDFADACGVMNNNIEESRRNRMRELPAAVPRDKSVVNGPVGQPPNPTEPPASVDVEGAKPPGAGXQGDQEXTGNWRGMLKKGDEGANGSGPASPHKGLAVNLLDVRAQGSDALPGEPCEGQSAE
- the LOC111950528 gene encoding dynamin-1-like protein isoform X2, whose translation is MEALIPVINKLQDVFNTVGADIIQLPQIAVVGTQSSGKSSVLESLVGKDMLPRGTGVVTRRPLILQLVHVDPGDGRKMRDENGVEGDEWGKFLHTKNKIYPDFSEIRQEIENETERISGINKGISDEPIHLKIFSPNVVNLTLVDLPGITKVPVGDQPQDIEVQIRELILKHISNPNSIILAVTAANTDMATSEALKVAREVDPDGRRTLAVVTKLDLMDAGTDAMDVLLGRVIPVKLGLIGVVNRSQLDINNKKSVSDAIRDEDAFLQKKYPSLANRNGTKYLARTLNRLLMHHIRDCLPELKTRINVLAAQYQSLLSSYGQPVEDQNATLLQLITKFAAEYCHTIEGTAKYIETAELCGGARICYIFHETFGRTLESVDPLGGLNTIDILTAIRNATGPRPSLFVPEVSFELLVKKQVKRLEEPSLRCVELVHEELQRIIQHCSNYSTQELLRFPKLHDAIVEVVTSLLRKRLPITNEMVHNLVAIELAYVNTKHPDFADACGVMNNNIEESRRNRMRELPAAVPRDKPPGAGXQGDQEXTGNWRGMLKKGDEGANGSGPASPHKGLAVNLLDVPVPVARKLSSREQRDCEVIERLIKSYFLIVRKNIQDSVPKAVMHFLVNHVKDSLQSELVGQLYKSGLLNDLLTESEDMAQRRKEAADMLEALQKASQVIAEIRETHLW
- the LOC111950528 gene encoding dynamin-1-like protein isoform X1 produces the protein MEALIPVINKLQDVFNTVGADIIQLPQIAVVGTQSSGKSSVLESLVGKDMLPRGTGVVTRRPLILQLVHVDPGDGRKMRDENGVEGDEWGKFLHTKNKIYPDFSEIRQEIENETERISGINKGISDEPIHLKIFSPNVVNLTLVDLPGITKVPVGDQPQDIEVQIRELILKHISNPNSIILAVTAANTDMATSEALKVAREVDPDGRRTLAVVTKLDLMDAGTDAMDVLLGRVIPVKLGLIGVVNRSQLDINNKKSVSDAIRDEDAFLQKKYPSLANRNGTKYLARTLNRLLMHHIRDCLPELKTRINVLAAQYQSLLSSYGQPVEDQNATLLQLITKFAAEYCHTIEGTAKYIETAELCGGARICYIFHETFGRTLESVDPLGGLNTIDILTAIRNATGPRPSLFVPEVSFELLVKKQVKRLEEPSLRCVELVHEELQRIIQHCSNYSTQELLRFPKLHDAIVEVVTSLLRKRLPITNEMVHNLVAIELAYVNTKHPDFADACGVMNNNIEESRRNRMRELPAAVPRDKSVVNGPVGQPPNPTEPPASVDVEGAKPPGAGXQGDQEXTGNWRGMLKKGDEGANGSGPASPHKGLAVNLLDVPVPVARKLSSREQRDCEVIERLIKSYFLIVRKNIQDSVPKAVMHFLVNHVKDSLQSELVGQLYKSGLLNDLLTESEDMAQRRKEAADMLEALQKASQVIAEIRETHLW